Within the Acidimicrobiales bacterium genome, the region TTGACGCGCTTCAGCGCGTCGCCGGGCGTTCCCGACCTCGCATCGGCCAAGGTGTGGCGGTCGCTGGCGTCGCGGGCGCTGCTCGACACCCGCCATCACCCGTCGGGCCCCGGACCCGTACACCTGAACCTGCCCTTCCGCGAACCGTTGTTGCCCGACCGGCCGGACGCGTCGCCGGCGGGGCGTGACGGCGGCGCGCCGTGGCACCGCGTCGACACCAGCCCAACCGGGTTGACGCCCCTGGGCATCGCCGGACGGCGCGGCCTCGTCGTCGCCGGCGCCGGCGCGCCAGCGCCCGGTGCGCTGCAGCAACTCGGCTGGCCGATCCTCGCCGACCCACGCTCGGGGGCGCGGGTGCCGCACCCGTTGACGATCGCGGCGGCCGACGCCCTCCTGCGCGCCCCGTTCGCCGAGGCGCACAAGCCCGACGTCGTCGTGCACGTGGGTGAACCCTGGGCCAGTCGGATCGTCAACGAGTGGCTGGCCGGAACCGGCGCCGACCACATCGTGGTCGACCCGTACGGCACGTGGCCCGATCCATCGCGACTGGCGTCGACGTTCGTGCGCGGCCCGGTGGCGCTCGTTGCCGAAGACGCCCCCGACGCTGGTTGGGTGGCGGATTGGACGACGGCCGAGGCCGCGGCGCAGCGCGCCATCGACGCCACCCTTGCGCTGCCGGCGCACCTGCCGAGCGCGTCGTCGGTGCTGCGCGGCCTGCTGAAGTCGGCCGCCGACGACGAGACGCTGTTCGTCGCGTCGTCGATGCCGATTCGCGACCTCGAGTGGTTCGGCGCGGC harbors:
- the menD gene encoding 2-succinyl-5-enolpyruvyl-6-hydroxy-3-cyclohexene-1-carboxylic-acid synthase, giving the protein MTVQAEFCSTIVDEWIRGGLTHAIIAPGSRSTPLALTLAARPQLDVRVVLDERSAAFVALGVGLASGRAAVVLTTSGTAAAELVPAAVEAHHARVPLLLVTADRPWEALEVRAPQTIDQTRLFEGLTRFSASPGVPDLASAKVWRSLASRALLDTRHHPSGPGPVHLNLPFREPLLPDRPDASPAGRDGGAPWHRVDTSPTGLTPLGIAGRRGLVVAGAGAPAPGALQQLGWPILADPRSGARVPHPLTIAAADALLRAPFAEAHKPDVVVHVGEPWASRIVNEWLAGTGADHIVVDPYGTWPDPSRLASTFVRGPVALVAEDAPDAGWVADWTTAEAAAQRAIDATLALPAHLPSASSVLRGLLKSAADDETLFVASSMPIRDLEWFGAARDGARVLSNRGANGIDGLVSTAAGVAWASAPHPVTAVLGDLAFLHDVGGLRAAVGLTNLDYVVIDNSGGAIFDFLPQAQELDADTFRALFTTPHGLDLDAVAASVPGTRVAVHRVLAGTAMATHRAVHAAVAEAIAS